A stretch of the Prochlorococcus marinus str. MIT 0918 genome encodes the following:
- a CDS encoding cytochrome c oxidase subunit 3 has protein sequence MTIVSPLNEKSEQSISQQNNHEDHRLFGLIAFLVADGMTFAGFFAAYLTYKAVNPLLPDAIYELELPLPTLNTILLLVSSATFHRAGTALGKKKNSQCQIWLLVTAGLGIAFLASQMVEYFTLPFGLTDNLYASTFYALTGFHGLHVTLGTLMILIVWWQARSPGGRISSENKFPLEAAEVYWHFVDGIWVVLFIILYLL, from the coding sequence ATGACCATAGTTTCACCGCTAAACGAGAAATCTGAACAATCAATTTCCCAACAAAACAACCATGAAGATCATCGATTGTTTGGTTTAATTGCTTTTCTTGTGGCAGATGGAATGACCTTTGCGGGATTTTTTGCTGCTTATTTAACTTACAAAGCAGTCAACCCTTTACTTCCTGATGCTATTTACGAGTTAGAACTTCCACTCCCAACATTAAATACAATATTACTACTTGTAAGCAGTGCGACATTTCATAGAGCCGGAACAGCCTTAGGCAAAAAAAAGAATAGTCAATGTCAAATTTGGCTACTTGTTACCGCAGGGCTTGGGATTGCTTTTTTAGCAAGCCAAATGGTGGAATATTTCACCCTGCCATTTGGGCTCACAGACAACCTTTATGCAAGCACTTTTTATGCACTTACTGGTTTCCATGGGCTACATGTCACTCTAGGAACATTAATGATCTTAATTGTATGGTGGCAAGCACGTTCCCCTGGAGGGCGCATATCAAGTGAAAACAAGTTTCCTCTAGAGGCAGCAGAAGTGTATTGGCATTTTGTTGATGGCATATGGGTTGTTTTATTCATCATCCTCTATCTTCTTTAA
- a CDS encoding cytochrome c oxidase subunit II, whose translation MLPKTAIYTILISLTLILGGIWASDHLSFLPAVASTNAPIYDELFKVLFVIGTILFVGMTALVVYSLIHFRKKPGETGDGLPIEDNLPLEILWTAIPAIVILFVGLYSYDIYERMGGMQTLNHSHNNESEMVHQRLWGGIGSAKQETESLQSIPVLNIELTAMQFAFLFNYPEGEIISGELHVPLGQPVSMRMESKDVIHAFWVPEFRLKQDVIPGQPTILNFTPTKAGRYPIICAELCGPYHGGMRSTVVVEQPEEYQSWFQKNAKQPEIEL comes from the coding sequence TTGCTCCCAAAAACAGCTATATATACAATTTTAATTAGCCTGACCCTTATCCTTGGCGGTATATGGGCAAGTGATCATTTAAGTTTTTTACCTGCTGTAGCAAGTACTAATGCACCTATATATGATGAATTATTTAAAGTTCTTTTTGTTATTGGGACAATATTATTTGTTGGGATGACAGCCCTTGTTGTTTATAGCCTTATTCATTTCCGAAAAAAACCAGGGGAAACAGGAGATGGTTTGCCAATAGAGGACAATCTGCCACTTGAAATTTTATGGACAGCTATTCCAGCAATAGTAATTTTATTTGTTGGTCTTTACAGCTATGACATATATGAACGCATGGGGGGAATGCAAACTCTGAATCATAGTCATAACAATGAGTCAGAAATGGTTCATCAAAGGCTTTGGGGAGGTATTGGGTCAGCAAAACAAGAGACTGAATCTTTGCAATCAATTCCTGTACTAAATATTGAATTAACCGCAATGCAATTTGCTTTTCTATTTAATTATCCGGAAGGAGAAATTATCTCTGGAGAACTTCATGTTCCATTAGGGCAACCAGTAAGCATGAGAATGGAATCTAAAGATGTAATTCATGCATTTTGGGTACCTGAGTTTCGACTCAAACAAGATGTAATACCAGGTCAACCAACAATCTTGAATTTCACACCTACCAAAGCTGGGAGATATCCAATCATATGTGCAGAGCTATGTGGGCCATATCATGGGGGCATGCGTTCCACTGTTGTAGTGGAACAACCTGAAGAATATCAATCCTGGTTCCAAAAGAATGCCAAACAGCCTGAAATAGAATTATGA
- the ctaD gene encoding cytochrome c oxidase subunit I yields MSFSIQQENTQKEPNLQPTGWFRYFSFSLDHKVIGLQYLVCGFIFYLIGGSLASAIRIELVSPISDFMPREIYNQILTLHGTIMIFLWIVPVVNGAFGNYLIPFYVGARDMAFPRLNAVAFWLIPPAGLMLISSYFINGAAQSGWTAYPPLSITTPAAGQIVWIISVLLLGGSSIFGGINFIATILKLRRPGLKLMQLPMYCWAMLGTSILVVLSTPVLAGTLILLSFDIVAHTGFFNPALGGNVIVYQHLFWFYSHPAVYIMVLPAFGLVSEILPIHSRKPLFGYTTMVYSIMGIVVLGLIVWAHHMFTSGTPPWMRLFFTIATAFIAVPTGIKFFNWVATLWGGRISINSAILFSCGFIVNFVLGGITGVALAQVPFDVHVHDTYFVVAHFHYIVYGGSVFVIFSSIYHWYPKFTGKMLNEKLGKLHFIITFIGFNLCFAPQHWLGLNGMPRRVAEYDPQFALVNQISSIGALLMALSTLPFLFNVIYSAIKGEEAGDNPWQALTPEWLTSSPPPVENWVGEAPLVTKPYGYGEEEHKNDEPTNNELQSL; encoded by the coding sequence ATGAGCTTTTCAATCCAACAAGAAAACACTCAAAAGGAACCAAACCTTCAACCTACCGGTTGGTTCCGTTACTTTAGCTTTAGCTTAGATCACAAAGTTATTGGTCTTCAATATTTAGTTTGCGGCTTTATTTTTTACCTGATAGGAGGATCTTTAGCTAGTGCTATTCGTATAGAACTTGTAAGCCCTATTTCAGACTTTATGCCAAGAGAAATCTACAACCAAATTTTGACTCTTCATGGAACAATAATGATTTTCTTGTGGATTGTTCCAGTTGTAAATGGTGCATTTGGTAATTATTTAATTCCATTTTACGTCGGAGCTCGAGATATGGCATTCCCTAGACTTAATGCAGTTGCTTTTTGGCTTATCCCTCCTGCAGGATTAATGTTAATAAGTAGTTATTTTATTAATGGTGCTGCTCAGTCTGGTTGGACTGCTTACCCACCTCTCAGTATTACTACTCCTGCAGCAGGCCAAATCGTATGGATTATCAGTGTGCTACTGCTTGGTGGTAGTTCTATCTTTGGAGGTATCAATTTCATAGCTACTATTCTCAAATTAAGAAGGCCTGGCTTAAAGCTCATGCAATTGCCTATGTATTGCTGGGCAATGTTGGGAACAAGTATTTTAGTGGTTTTATCTACACCTGTATTGGCTGGAACCCTAATCCTCTTAAGTTTCGACATTGTGGCGCATACAGGTTTTTTCAATCCTGCTTTAGGAGGCAATGTAATTGTTTATCAACATCTTTTCTGGTTCTATTCTCATCCTGCGGTTTACATAATGGTTTTACCAGCTTTTGGATTAGTAAGCGAGATCCTTCCAATTCATTCGCGAAAACCTCTTTTCGGATATACAACTATGGTTTATTCAATAATGGGGATTGTAGTTCTAGGCCTTATAGTTTGGGCACACCACATGTTTACCAGTGGCACACCACCATGGATGAGGCTCTTTTTTACTATTGCTACTGCATTTATCGCAGTACCAACTGGTATTAAATTCTTTAATTGGGTAGCAACTCTTTGGGGAGGGCGTATATCAATTAATAGTGCAATTCTTTTTTCCTGTGGATTTATTGTGAATTTTGTTCTAGGAGGAATTACAGGAGTTGCTTTAGCTCAAGTCCCTTTTGATGTACATGTTCATGACACCTACTTTGTAGTCGCCCACTTTCATTACATAGTCTATGGAGGTTCTGTTTTTGTAATCTTTTCATCAATTTATCATTGGTACCCAAAATTCACAGGCAAAATGCTTAATGAAAAACTCGGTAAATTACATTTTATTATTACCTTTATTGGCTTCAATCTATGTTTTGCCCCTCAACATTGGTTAGGTCTTAATGGCATGCCAAGACGCGTCGCAGAATATGACCCTCAATTTGCTTTGGTTAATCAAATAAGCAGTATAGGTGCATTACTTATGGCCTTAAGTACTCTTCCATTCTTATTTAATGTTATTTATAGCGCTATAAAAGGAGAAGAAGCTGGTGATAATCCATGGCAAGCTTTAACACCTGAATGGTTAACAAGCTCTCCACCACCTGTTGAAAATTGGGTTGGAGAAGCGCCTCTGGTAACTAAGCCATATGGATATGGAGAAGAAGAGCACAAAAACGACGAGCCAACTAACAACGAATTACAAAGCTTATGA